CTTGATCTGCGCATCGCCGCGCCCGCCTGGGACGAGGCCTTGACACACCTCCCGGACATCTGCCAGGCGGCGCTGAACGCGGGCGCTACTCAAAAAGGGGCGACGGGTGAGGTCAGCGTGTTGCTCACTGATGATGAAGAGATCCAGACGCTCAATCGCGACTGGCGCAATAAAGACAAGCCGACAGATGTCTTGTCTTTTCCCGCCAGCGAGATGGACGCGCCATTTCTGGGCGACATCGCGGTCAGTCTGGGCGTCACACAAAAGGATGCCGCGGTGCGCGGGATTGCGCTCGATCAACACCTTTCCCATCTGCTGATCCATGGATTGATGCATCTCTTGGGGCATGACCACAAAGATGACACAGAGGCAGCTGAGATGGAGTCGCTGGAGATCGCGGCGCTTGCATCCCTGGGCTGGCCTGATCCATATAAGTAGGGCGCGAGTCGCGCGTCAGGACCTGAAAGAGAATGTCGGAAGGACGAAAAGGCTTGTTTGGCCTGTTTAAGAAAAACGAAGACGCAGCAGAGGACCCTGCTCCGGAAGACCCGATAGGGCCATCGCAAACCGAGATGCGGCTGCGCATCGTCGAATTTGAAAGCGCGCGCGTGGACGATGTCATGATCCCTCGCGCCGAGATTATCGGAGTCGAACTCTCCACCTCCCTGGAAGACCTGATCCAGCTCTATGCCAACGAGGCGCATTCCCGCCTGCCGGTCTATCGCGAAACGCTGGATGACCCGGTCGGGGTGGTACATATCCGCGACGTCATCACCGAAATTGCCCGTGCCAATGGCGAAGAGAAAGATCCTGAAGATACCCCGCTGGAGCGATTGCGGCG
This DNA window, taken from Hyphomonas sp. Mor2, encodes the following:
- the ybeY gene encoding rRNA maturation RNase YbeY, which produces MIELDLRIAAPAWDEALTHLPDICQAALNAGATQKGATGEVSVLLTDDEEIQTLNRDWRNKDKPTDVLSFPASEMDAPFLGDIAVSLGVTQKDAAVRGIALDQHLSHLLIHGLMHLLGHDHKDDTEAAEMESLEIAALASLGWPDPYK